Proteins co-encoded in one Alphaproteobacteria bacterium genomic window:
- a CDS encoding ComEC family competence protein, giving the protein MLTRKELLAQILMDWRADEGRGLLTPLWFIAGIALYFALPSEPDYAPYFLLVAAIAWFFTKRLRSASYAFLLLMIGLSWATFYTAHIEHRMLERAITPRPVTGVIDEIEPTAKGIRITLSQVTIAGFNPEQTPRRIRVAMRGELPELMIGDGVKLNAGMLPPMGPAMPHSFDFARYFFFRDIGAVGYGLNPITVTKHATDGEGWSAMWARWRHALTQNIMHTLPSPHNGIAAGLITGEDAAIPPEVHDQLWAANLLHVIAISGAHMVVISGIAFIGLRLLFLAIPTFGQRPIAKQIAAAFTLIALTAYLLITGMMLSATRAYIMMAFVLGAVMLARNVQPMRSLILAAVLMLIIDPSDLLEPGFQLSFAATMAIIAFVFSRDLAEQTTWRTPLKYLGWLLMVSVVAEASTAPLVIHQFNTLSPYGVLANTILSPVVAIIIMPMVALYFLLLPIGLESIALHVMWVGIEAMLRVAANVSELPHALIFIKAIPNWGAALFAFGLAWLCILSTRMRYTGIIVMVLGIASISTVRLPDMLIASGLNQIALRSEGAYHLVRGRAESLVPELWANGTATGQTLPYTPKLAPDWRCDKLGCVAFERIALPYSDLALLNDCNASDVIFMKYGAKCLNDTRIIETYKMNGTIGIWLGDELRIETSRDWQGNRPWSD; this is encoded by the coding sequence ATGCTTACGCGCAAGGAGTTACTGGCCCAGATACTTATGGATTGGCGTGCCGATGAGGGGCGAGGGCTACTCACGCCTTTATGGTTCATCGCGGGGATAGCGCTCTATTTCGCGCTGCCCAGTGAGCCTGACTATGCGCCTTATTTCTTGTTAGTAGCAGCCATCGCTTGGTTTTTCACCAAGCGCCTGCGAAGCGCAAGCTATGCCTTTTTACTGCTGATGATCGGGTTGTCATGGGCGACATTTTATACAGCGCATATCGAACATCGCATGTTGGAGCGCGCGATTACGCCGCGCCCCGTAACAGGGGTGATTGATGAGATTGAGCCCACCGCTAAAGGCATACGGATCACTTTATCGCAGGTCACGATTGCAGGATTTAATCCCGAACAAACCCCGCGCCGTATTCGTGTTGCGATGCGTGGTGAGTTGCCTGAACTCATGATAGGTGACGGTGTGAAACTGAATGCAGGCATGTTGCCACCCATGGGCCCCGCTATGCCGCACAGCTTCGACTTTGCCCGCTATTTCTTTTTCCGCGACATTGGTGCAGTGGGCTACGGGCTGAACCCGATCACCGTTACCAAGCATGCGACTGACGGTGAGGGGTGGAGTGCCATGTGGGCGCGCTGGCGCCATGCGCTGACGCAAAATATCATGCACACCTTACCATCACCGCATAATGGTATTGCGGCAGGGTTGATTACAGGTGAGGATGCGGCGATTCCACCAGAAGTGCACGACCAGCTATGGGCCGCAAACCTCTTGCACGTGATTGCCATTTCAGGCGCGCATATGGTGGTGATTTCAGGGATTGCATTTATTGGCCTTCGGTTGCTGTTTCTAGCAATCCCAACATTCGGTCAACGCCCGATTGCCAAACAAATCGCAGCAGCCTTCACGTTGATTGCACTTACTGCGTACCTACTGATTACGGGTATGATGCTCTCTGCCACGCGTGCTTATATCATGATGGCGTTCGTGCTAGGCGCTGTCATGCTAGCTCGCAACGTGCAGCCCATGCGTTCGTTGATTCTGGCGGCCGTACTCATGCTGATAATCGACCCGTCCGATTTGTTGGAGCCTGGCTTCCAACTCAGCTTCGCCGCAACGATGGCGATTATCGCCTTTGTCTTTTCACGCGACCTTGCGGAGCAAACTACGTGGCGCACACCGCTTAAATATCTTGGTTGGCTGCTGATGGTAAGTGTCGTGGCTGAAGCATCGACTGCGCCATTGGTGATTCACCAATTCAATACTCTCTCGCCGTATGGTGTACTGGCGAATACTATATTAAGCCCAGTAGTCGCTATCATCATCATGCCAATGGTGGCGCTTTATTTCTTGCTACTACCTATCGGGCTTGAATCCATCGCCCTGCATGTCATGTGGGTGGGAATCGAAGCGATGCTACGCGTCGCTGCAAATGTATCTGAGCTGCCGCATGCACTAATATTCATTAAGGCGATTCCCAATTGGGGTGCAGCACTTTTTGCATTCGGCTTAGCGTGGCTTTGCATACTCTCCACGCGCATGCGCTATACGGGCATCATCGTTATGGTGCTTGGCATTGCCAGTATTAGTACCGTGCGTTTGCCTGATATGCTGATTGCAAGCGGCCTTAACCAGATCGCGCTACGAAGCGAGGGCGCTTATCACCTTGTGCGTGGGCGCGCAGAATCACTCGTGCCAGAATTATGGGCGAATGGAACAGCTACTGGCCAAACACTGCCCTATACGCCGAAATTAGCACCTGATTGGCGTTGCGACAAACTTGGCTGCGTAGCGTTCGAGCGTATTGCGCTGCCTTATAGCGATTTAGCGCTGCTCAACGATTGTAACGCGTCGGACGTCATTTTTATGAAGTACGGTGCCAAGTGCCTGAATGACACGCGCATTATCGAAACCTATAAAATGAATGGCACAATCGGTATTTGGCTAGGCGATGAATTGCGCATCGAAACCAGCCGCGACTGGCAGGGCAATCGCCCATGGAGTGACTAG
- a CDS encoding glutamate--tRNA ligase, with product MTVITRFAPSPTGYLHIGGARTALFNYLFARHHGGQFKLRIEDTDVARSTDAAKQALIEGLDWMGVRWDGEIVYQLARAARHREVAEELVKNGAAYYCYTTPEELAEQRAAAEAKGEIFKYDRKWRDRTDSVAGVKPSVRIKAPLTGEVIVKDLVQGDVTFGADVLDDFVILRSDGTPTYMHAVVVDDHDMGITHIIRGDDHLNNAGRQMVIYQAMGWDVPAWAHIPLIHGPDGAKLSKRHGATAIGDYAGMGYLPEAMRNYLLRLGWSHGDDEIISDTQAIEWFNIEGIGQSPSRLDFAKLNHVNAHYMRAKSGAELAQLVGMEAQWAAALDSVKSKASTLTELNDAMKFYLERPTSYDDKAKATLEKGKANLPMMIGALEALGDWNAAAIKAAITAVAEANGKKLGEVMPPMRAAIVGAMSGPDIPDAIAILGKTEALTRLKAAL from the coding sequence ATGACAGTCATTACCAGATTTGCCCCCTCGCCTACTGGCTACCTCCATATTGGCGGTGCACGGACAGCGTTATTCAACTACTTGTTCGCCCGCCACCACGGCGGCCAGTTCAAGCTGCGCATTGAGGATACGGATGTTGCACGCTCGACCGATGCGGCAAAACAAGCACTCATCGAAGGGTTGGACTGGATGGGCGTGCGTTGGGACGGTGAGATTGTGTATCAGCTTGCACGCGCAGCGCGTCACCGCGAAGTGGCCGAAGAACTTGTGAAAAATGGCGCGGCCTATTATTGCTACACCACGCCTGAAGAACTGGCAGAGCAACGCGCCGCCGCCGAAGCCAAAGGCGAGATTTTCAAATATGACCGCAAGTGGAGAGACCGCACAGACAGCGTTGCAGGCGTAAAGCCAAGCGTTCGTATTAAAGCACCACTGACGGGTGAAGTAATTGTGAAGGATTTAGTGCAAGGTGATGTGACCTTCGGTGCCGATGTGCTCGATGATTTTGTGATTTTGCGTTCCGACGGCACGCCCACCTATATGCACGCCGTGGTCGTGGATGATCATGATATGGGCATCACCCACATTATACGTGGTGACGACCATTTGAATAACGCTGGCCGCCAGATGGTGATTTATCAAGCCATGGGTTGGGACGTTCCGGCATGGGCGCATATTCCACTCATTCATGGGCCAGACGGCGCGAAGCTTTCAAAACGTCACGGCGCAACAGCCATTGGTGATTATGCGGGCATGGGGTATTTGCCCGAGGCCATGCGCAATTACCTGCTGCGCTTGGGTTGGAGCCATGGTGACGACGAAATCATTTCCGACACGCAAGCTATCGAATGGTTCAATATTGAAGGCATTGGCCAGTCGCCATCGCGCCTTGATTTTGCGAAACTCAACCATGTGAATGCACATTATATGCGTGCGAAGTCTGGCGCTGAATTAGCGCAGCTTGTGGGCATGGAAGCGCAGTGGGCAGCAGCACTCGACAGCGTAAAATCCAAAGCCAGCACGCTAACTGAACTCAATGATGCTATGAAATTCTACCTCGAACGCCCAACGAGCTATGACGATAAGGCAAAAGCAACCCTTGAAAAAGGCAAAGCGAACTTACCCATGATGATTGGCGCGCTCGAAGCACTGGGAGACTGGAATGCCGCAGCTATCAAGGCTGCTATTACCGCCGTGGCTGAGGCAAATGGCAAGAAATTAGGCGAGGTTATGCCGCCTATGCGTGCTGCCATTGTTGGAGCCATGAGCGGCCCCGATATCCCTGATGCGATTGCCATTTTAGGTAAAACCGAAGCCTTAACACGCCTGAAAGCGGCGCTGTAG
- a CDS encoding peptide deformylase, which translates to MTIMPLVIEPDPRLHIPSVNVPTVDDGVRAFVKDMFETMYANDGLGLAAVQVGVHKKIIVIDVAQREGGNDPRVFINAEIVAKDETPRKFLEGCLSFPDQFAEVERPDTVRVRYLDEKGVQHEIDADGLLATCLQHEIDHTNGIVFTDHLSKLKREMIVKKLTKLKKLGMISDMPHPKEDNAAL; encoded by the coding sequence ATGACCATCATGCCACTCGTTATCGAGCCTGACCCGCGCTTGCATATTCCTTCCGTGAATGTGCCAACGGTGGATGATGGCGTGCGCGCATTTGTCAAAGACATGTTCGAGACCATGTATGCAAATGACGGGCTTGGTTTGGCTGCGGTGCAAGTCGGCGTGCATAAAAAAATTATCGTGATTGATGTGGCGCAGCGCGAAGGTGGCAATGACCCGCGCGTGTTCATCAATGCCGAGATTGTGGCGAAGGATGAAACGCCGCGTAAATTTCTTGAAGGCTGTTTGTCGTTCCCTGATCAGTTCGCTGAAGTGGAGCGGCCTGATACAGTGCGCGTGCGTTACCTTGATGAGAAAGGCGTACAGCATGAAATCGATGCGGATGGGTTACTCGCCACCTGCTTGCAGCACGAGATCGACCACACGAATGGCATTGTTTTCACCGATCACCTGTCGAAACTAAAGCGCGAGATGATTGTGAAGAAACTCACCAAGCTCAAGAAGCTTGGCATGATTAGCGATATGCCTCATCCGAAAGAGGATAACGCTGCTTTATAG
- a CDS encoding methionyl-tRNA formyltransferase, giving the protein MTARRVVFMGTPQFAVPTLQSLIASEHQVVAVYSQPPRPAGRGQKLTKSPIQQLAEQHAIPVFTPTSLKSAEEQSAFAAHHADVAVVAAYGLLLPQAVLDAPKHGCINIHPSALPRWRGAAPIQRTIMAGDTTTDCCIMQMEAGLDTGAVLAREAFAIPDHFNASDLHDTMASTGARMTIDVLAKLSSLTPTIQSGDGVTYAHKITKEDQKIDWSKPAQEIRNQIRGLYPSPVATTTIHGEVVKIFSAKVEPYNGSAKPTGIVLDDALLVQCGGGSALRILELQRPNKIRMAASDVLKSFIVQKDNQLG; this is encoded by the coding sequence ATGACCGCACGTCGCGTAGTTTTTATGGGCACACCGCAGTTTGCAGTGCCGACATTGCAGTCGCTCATCGCGTCTGAACATCAGGTAGTTGCTGTTTATTCGCAGCCGCCGCGCCCTGCTGGTCGTGGGCAGAAGCTGACTAAGTCACCTATTCAGCAATTGGCAGAACAGCACGCTATACCCGTCTTTACACCTACGAGCTTAAAGTCAGCCGAAGAGCAATCAGCGTTTGCCGCGCATCATGCGGATGTTGCCGTGGTCGCCGCATATGGTTTGTTGTTACCGCAAGCGGTTTTGGATGCGCCTAAGCATGGCTGCATCAACATTCACCCCTCAGCATTACCACGTTGGCGTGGCGCCGCGCCGATTCAGCGCACCATCATGGCAGGCGATACTACCACTGACTGCTGTATCATGCAGATGGAAGCAGGGCTGGATACTGGCGCAGTACTCGCGCGCGAGGCATTTGCGATTCCCGATCATTTCAATGCAAGTGATTTGCATGACACTATGGCAAGCACGGGCGCACGCATGACTATCGATGTGTTGGCGAAGCTTTCATCGCTCACGCCAACCATACAATCTGGCGATGGCGTGACATACGCGCATAAAATTACCAAAGAAGATCAGAAAATCGATTGGTCAAAACCTGCACAGGAAATTCGTAACCAGATTCGTGGGCTATATCCATCACCTGTGGCAACGACAACCATCCATGGTGAAGTCGTGAAAATTTTTAGCGCTAAGGTTGAGCCATATAATGGTTCAGCTAAACCCACGGGCATCGTGCTCGATGATGCCTTACTGGTTCAATGTGGGGGCGGCTCAGCCCTTAGAATCCTTGAGTTACAGCGCCCCAATAAGATACGAATGGCGGCATCGGATGTCTTAAAATCCTTTATAGTTCAAAAAGATAACCAGTTAGGTTAA
- a CDS encoding YdcH family protein — MNDDVVILKQLDELREQHRKLDSEISQLVGTDNEFRLAQLKKQKLRMRDQISMLEMEMFPDQPA; from the coding sequence ATGAATGACGACGTCGTGATCTTGAAGCAGCTCGATGAGCTACGCGAACAGCACCGTAAACTTGATAGTGAAATTTCACAACTCGTGGGTACTGATAACGAGTTCCGTTTAGCGCAACTCAAGAAGCAGAAGCTTCGCATGCGCGATCAAATTTCCATGCTTGAAATGGAAATGTTCCCCGACCAACCCGCTTAG
- a CDS encoding GGDEF domain-containing protein — protein sequence MAAQSAKITKTSAIKRLWKNKAKRGWRKGKQAIEHIVTIQQLKDELEILSSYSTDTVYRLDYETMHYSYVSPNATKLLGYTPDELKRMNVRTLIIETRLIEGGVKQVESYAGLELMRKNREVQKWQADYLMRTKDGRKIWVSDISYPWHDKNGKLLGSVGSLRDITDRIYAEEQLKEAVTELVSRDALTGLPLRKQFFAKLEDEVKRTRRSGKDAALLMIDIDKFAALNQQHTEPFGDFVLQEVTKLILSCLRETDMAARVAGEEFAIVLPDTSIEGAYWVAERIRTTVNSHHFTSRHSSQPVQLTLSIGVATSRETQEQDAGMLLSLADHRMSQAKQKGRNQVVTGEFVEQSGVIH from the coding sequence ATGGCTGCTCAATCAGCAAAAATAACAAAGACCTCGGCAATCAAGCGACTCTGGAAAAACAAGGCGAAACGCGGCTGGCGCAAAGGCAAGCAGGCGATCGAGCATATTGTTACGATTCAACAGCTCAAAGATGAGTTGGAAATTCTGAGTAGTTATTCAACGGATACCGTCTATCGCCTCGACTATGAAACCATGCATTATAGCTACGTCAGCCCGAATGCTACGAAGCTGCTTGGTTATACGCCAGATGAGTTGAAGCGCATGAATGTGCGCACGCTCATTATCGAAACACGCCTTATTGAAGGCGGCGTGAAGCAAGTGGAAAGCTATGCTGGCTTGGAACTGATGCGCAAAAATCGTGAAGTGCAAAAATGGCAAGCAGACTACCTGATGCGCACTAAGGATGGCCGCAAAATATGGGTGTCGGACATTTCCTATCCATGGCACGATAAGAATGGCAAACTACTTGGCTCGGTGGGAAGCCTGCGCGATATCACCGACCGTATCTATGCCGAAGAACAACTCAAAGAAGCAGTGACCGAACTTGTTAGTCGCGATGCGCTGACTGGTCTGCCACTGCGTAAGCAATTCTTCGCCAAACTCGAAGACGAAGTGAAGCGTACACGCCGTAGCGGTAAAGACGCAGCGTTATTGATGATCGATATTGATAAGTTCGCCGCGCTCAATCAACAGCATACCGAACCATTTGGCGATTTCGTATTACAGGAAGTCACGAAACTTATTCTTTCCTGTTTACGTGAAACCGATATGGCCGCGCGCGTAGCGGGCGAGGAATTCGCTATCGTGCTGCCTGATACAAGTATCGAAGGCGCTTATTGGGTGGCCGAGCGTATTCGCACCACCGTGAATAGCCATCATTTCACCTCGCGCCATAGTTCGCAGCCAGTGCAGCTAACCTTATCGATTGGCGTGGCAACCAGCCGTGAAACCCAAGAGCAAGACGCAGGCATGCTACTCTCGCTTGCCGATCACCGCATGAGTCAGGCTAAGCAAAAAGGCCGCAACCAAGTGGTGACGGGTGAATTCGTCGAGCAGTCAGGCGTAATTCATTAA
- the htpG gene encoding molecular chaperone HtpG: MAKAAKKTTEPHAELHTFDAEIARVLHLMIHALYTNRDIFLRELISNASDACDKLRYQAAQNDALLKDNPDLKIHLSFDAKAKTITIEDTGIGMNREDMMAHLGTIAKSGTREFFEQIEKNKDTNLIGQFGVGFYSAFMVAEKVTVESRKAGEEDAWWWESEGAGSYTVSPAASRPRGTTITLYLKDDAKEYLDKHKLSFITKTYSDHVSFPISLTDEEGVTQTLNDGSAIWTRNKSDVTEEQYQEFYRHIAHSPEKPWMVLHNKAEGKVEYTNLLFIPGMKPFDLFHPERKRRVKLYVKRVFITDEGVDLVPAYMRFLRGVIDSSDLPLNISRETLQKNAVLTKIRESITSRVLADLKKRAEKEPEEYAKFWSNFGPVLKEGLCEATEPRDKILDACRFHSTHGDAMTSLTEYKSRMKSDQEAIYYITGDSLKALQNSPQIEGFKQRGIEVLLLTDHVDDFWTNVTLKYGETPFKSVLRAGKDFESKAEANQDSPSVQSLIDAMKKLYGEEVRDVRTTQRLADSSVCLAIGEGDMDMRMERFLAEHNQLPRRMPKILEVNPNHPLIQKLADGHDEDSLWLLLDQARIAEGEPVSDIAAFSKRLNAKLLG, encoded by the coding sequence ATGGCAAAAGCAGCAAAAAAGACCACCGAACCACACGCAGAGCTTCATACGTTCGACGCTGAGATAGCGCGCGTACTGCACTTGATGATCCATGCGCTGTATACCAACCGCGATATCTTCCTGCGTGAGCTTATCTCAAACGCTTCTGATGCGTGCGATAAGTTACGTTATCAGGCCGCGCAAAATGATGCGCTTCTTAAGGATAATCCTGATCTGAAAATCCATCTTTCTTTTGATGCCAAAGCTAAGACTATCACCATTGAGGATACCGGCATCGGCATGAACCGCGAGGACATGATGGCCCATCTCGGCACCATCGCCAAATCTGGCACGCGCGAGTTCTTCGAGCAGATTGAAAAAAACAAGGACACCAATCTCATCGGCCAATTTGGTGTGGGTTTCTATTCTGCCTTCATGGTGGCAGAGAAAGTCACCGTGGAATCACGCAAAGCAGGTGAAGAAGACGCGTGGTGGTGGGAATCTGAAGGGGCAGGCAGCTACACGGTTTCTCCTGCGGCATCGCGTCCACGCGGTACGACTATTACGCTGTATCTGAAGGACGACGCAAAAGAATATCTCGATAAGCATAAGCTCAGCTTTATCACTAAAACCTATTCCGATCATGTGTCCTTCCCCATAAGCCTGACAGACGAGGAGGGGGTGACCCAAACCCTCAATGACGGCTCAGCGATTTGGACGCGCAATAAAAGCGATGTGACGGAAGAGCAGTATCAGGAATTTTATCGCCATATCGCCCATAGCCCAGAAAAGCCATGGATGGTGTTGCACAATAAAGCAGAAGGAAAGGTGGAGTACACCAACCTACTGTTCATCCCAGGCATGAAGCCGTTTGATCTGTTCCACCCCGAGCGCAAGCGCCGCGTGAAGCTTTACGTAAAGCGCGTATTCATTACCGACGAAGGCGTCGACCTTGTTCCAGCTTATATGCGTTTTTTGCGTGGTGTGATCGACTCGTCAGACCTACCACTGAACATCAGTCGTGAAACGCTACAAAAGAATGCGGTGCTCACTAAGATTCGTGAATCCATTACCTCACGCGTGCTTGCCGATCTGAAAAAGCGCGCAGAAAAAGAACCCGAAGAATACGCAAAGTTCTGGAGCAACTTTGGCCCCGTACTGAAAGAGGGTTTGTGCGAAGCTACCGAGCCACGCGATAAAATTCTCGATGCGTGCAGGTTCCACTCCACGCATGGTGATGCCATGACATCGCTGACCGAGTACAAATCGCGCATGAAATCTGACCAAGAGGCAATTTACTACATCACGGGTGATTCGCTGAAAGCCCTGCAAAACAGCCCACAAATCGAGGGCTTCAAGCAACGTGGCATCGAGGTGCTGCTGCTCACCGACCATGTCGATGACTTCTGGACGAACGTAACCCTGAAATACGGTGAGACTCCGTTCAAATCAGTGTTACGTGCAGGCAAGGATTTTGAAAGCAAAGCAGAAGCTAACCAAGATTCACCATCCGTACAGTCATTGATAGATGCAATGAAGAAATTATATGGCGAGGAAGTGCGTGATGTGCGCACCACCCAACGCTTGGCCGATAGCTCTGTGTGTTTAGCGATAGGTGAAGGCGATATGGACATGCGCATGGAACGCTTCTTGGCCGAGCATAACCAATTGCCAAGACGCATGCCTAAAATCCTTGAAGTGAACCCCAACCACCCACTGATTCAGAAGCTGGCAGACGGGCATGACGAGGATAGTTTATGGCTATTGCTAGACCAGGCGCGCATTGCAGAAGGCGAGCCAGTTAGTGATATCGCAGCTTTCAGCAAGCGCTTGAATGCCAAGCTTTTAGGCTAA
- the aroC gene encoding chorismate synthase, with the protein MASNSFGNLFRFTTWGESHGEAIGCVVDGCPSLISLTEADIQPFLDKRKPGQNKFTTQRREADEVKILSGTFEGKTTGTPISLIIYNQDQKSKDYGDIKDKFRPAHADFTYDAKYGIRDYRGGGRSSARETAMRVAAGAIARKILKGVKITGYLVEMGGDGIDRSKINLKEISKNPFWCPDAKAAARWATSLDKARKDGSSLGAVIEVVAEGVPAGWGDPIYNKLDAKLAEAMMSINAVKAVEIGDGFAAAKLRGEENADRMRAKGKNVEFLSNHAGGILGGISSGQPIVVRFAVKPTSSILQPVETVTKGGKNTDIMTKGRHDPCVGIRAVPIGEAMMACVLADAYLSFKALK; encoded by the coding sequence ATGGCATCCAATTCATTCGGCAATCTGTTTCGTTTCACCACATGGGGCGAGTCTCATGGTGAGGCGATTGGTTGCGTGGTGGATGGGTGCCCATCGCTGATTTCACTCACCGAAGCAGACATCCAACCATTTTTGGATAAACGCAAACCCGGTCAGAATAAATTCACTACGCAACGTCGTGAAGCGGACGAGGTAAAAATCTTGAGCGGTACGTTCGAAGGTAAAACCACGGGCACGCCGATTTCGCTGATTATTTATAACCAAGACCAAAAGTCGAAAGACTATGGCGACATTAAAGACAAGTTCCGCCCCGCCCATGCTGATTTTACCTATGACGCGAAATACGGCATTCGTGATTACCGTGGCGGCGGGCGTTCTTCCGCGCGCGAAACGGCCATGCGCGTTGCCGCAGGTGCGATTGCGCGTAAAATTCTCAAGGGCGTGAAAATCACGGGGTACTTGGTTGAAATGGGTGGTGATGGTATCGACCGCTCCAAAATCAATCTCAAAGAAATCAGCAAAAATCCCTTCTGGTGCCCCGATGCGAAGGCGGCAGCGCGCTGGGCAACGTCGCTCGATAAAGCGCGTAAAGACGGTTCCTCACTCGGTGCGGTGATTGAAGTGGTGGCCGAGGGCGTGCCCGCAGGCTGGGGCGACCCCATTTATAATAAGCTCGATGCAAAATTGGCCGAGGCGATGATGAGCATCAACGCCGTGAAAGCCGTCGAGATTGGTGATGGTTTCGCAGCCGCTAAATTGCGCGGCGAAGAAAATGCCGACCGTATGCGCGCTAAGGGAAAGAACGTTGAATTCCTCAGCAACCATGCAGGTGGCATCTTGGGTGGTATTTCAAGCGGCCAACCGATTGTCGTGCGCTTCGCGGTAAAGCCAACAAGTTCGATTCTGCAACCCGTGGAAACCGTGACTAAGGGCGGAAAGAATACCGACATCATGACCAAAGGCCGCCATGACCCATGTGTGGGCATCCGTGCTGTGCCGATTGGTGAAGCGATGATGGCCTGCGTTCTGGCGGATGCCTATCTGAGCTTCAAGGCCTTGAAATAG
- the fabI gene encoding enoyl-ACP reductase FabI, giving the protein MKGKRGLIMGVANDKSLAWGITQYLAAQGAEIAFTYQGEALEKRVRPLAESVGSKHILPCDVTDAASIDAAFNTLEKDWGSLDFVVHAIGFSDKNELKGKYVDTSLPNFLNSMNVSVYSFTAVCKRAYPLMKNGGSLLTLTYLGAERVVPHYNVMGLCKAALETSVKYLAVDLGEYNIRVNSISAGPVKTLAAMGIGDFRYILKWNELNSPLKRNTTIEDVGGAGLYLLSDLGAGTTGENLHVDSGYHVVGMKAIDAPDIALV; this is encoded by the coding sequence ATGAAGGGTAAGCGCGGCCTGATTATGGGCGTCGCCAATGACAAATCACTAGCATGGGGCATTACCCAATATCTCGCTGCCCAAGGCGCTGAGATCGCCTTCACCTATCAAGGTGAAGCACTTGAAAAACGCGTTCGCCCATTGGCGGAATCCGTTGGCAGCAAGCATATTCTGCCATGCGATGTCACGGATGCAGCAAGTATCGACGCAGCATTTAACACCTTGGAAAAGGACTGGGGATCGCTGGACTTTGTGGTGCATGCGATTGGCTTTTCCGACAAGAACGAGCTCAAAGGCAAATACGTAGACACCAGCTTGCCGAACTTCCTCAACTCGATGAACGTATCGGTCTATAGCTTCACGGCTGTCTGCAAGCGCGCCTATCCACTCATGAAAAATGGTGGCTCACTCCTCACGCTTACCTATCTGGGCGCTGAGCGCGTGGTGCCGCATTATAACGTGATGGGCTTATGCAAAGCCGCACTTGAAACCTCGGTGAAATATCTGGCGGTGGATCTGGGTGAATATAACATTCGCGTCAATTCGATTTCTGCGGGCCCTGTAAAAACCTTGGCTGCTATGGGTATTGGCGATTTCCGCTACATCCTGAAATGGAATGAGCTTAACTCACCGCTCAAGCGCAACACCACGATTGAAGACGTGGGCGGTGCGGGCCTCTATCTGCTGTCCGACTTGGGTGCAGGCACAACGGGCGAGAATCTGCATGTTGATAGCGGCTACCATGTGGTTGGCATGAAAGCTATCGACGCACCAGATATTGCGTTGGTGTAG
- a CDS encoding glycine zipper 2TM domain-containing protein, with the protein MRMKQIVALSTVAIMLTACGAQNAENARQGGVMGGGGITKSDVGTVGGAVAGAVIGSKIGGGSGRTAAIAIGTLLGAGVGHEIGASLDRADMSYYNKTQQQALETAPAGQTLPWNNPESGNSGSFTPSNYYQTAEGSYCREFNQTINVGGKTEQAYGTACRQPDGSWKVTQ; encoded by the coding sequence ATGCGTATGAAACAAATCGTGGCGTTAAGTACCGTAGCAATCATGCTGACAGCGTGCGGCGCACAGAATGCAGAAAATGCACGCCAAGGTGGCGTAATGGGTGGTGGTGGCATCACGAAAAGTGATGTGGGCACCGTAGGTGGCGCAGTTGCAGGCGCAGTGATTGGTTCGAAAATCGGTGGCGGTAGCGGTCGTACCGCAGCAATCGCAATCGGTACACTGCTTGGTGCAGGTGTAGGTCACGAAATTGGCGCATCGCTCGACCGTGCGGACATGAGCTACTACAACAAGACACAGCAGCAAGCGCTTGAGACAGCACCTGCTGGTCAGACACTGCCATGGAACAACCCAGAGTCGGGTAATTCAGGTAGCTTCACCCCGTCAAACTACTACCAGACGGCGGAAGGCAGCTATTGCCGTGAATTCAACCAGACCATCAATGTGGGTGGCAAGACTGAGCAAGCCTATGGTACGGCCTGCCGCCAGCCTGATGGCTCATGGAAAGTGACCCAATAG